A single window of bacterium DNA harbors:
- the tuf gene encoding elongation factor Tu (EF-Tu; promotes GTP-dependent binding of aminoacyl-tRNA to the A-site of ribosomes during protein biosynthesis; when the tRNA anticodon matches the mRNA codon, GTP hydrolysis results; the inactive EF-Tu-GDP leaves the ribosome and release of GDP is promoted by elongation factor Ts; many prokaryotes have two copies of the gene encoding EF-Tu) translates to MARAKFERTKPHVNVGTIGHVDHGKTTLTSAITLVLSKEGL, encoded by the coding sequence ATGGCAAGAGCGAAATTTGAGAGAACGAAGCCACATGTTAATGTAGGAACTATTGGACATGTGGACCATGGCAAGACGACGCTCACCTCGGCGATAACCCTCGTCCTTTCCAAGGAGGGGTTG
- the fusA gene encoding elongation factor G, whose protein sequence is MRKYPLSKIRNIGFAAHIDAGKTTTTERVLFHTGKIHRMGEVDEGTAVMDWMVQEKERGITITSAATTCFWKECAINIIDTPGHVDFTVEVERSLRVLDGVVVVFCAVGGVQSQSETVWRQANKYKVPRIAFVNKMDRIGADFFNVVEKIRERLGANAVPIQIPIGAESDFQGVVDLLEMKAYIYSSEEGQEIERALEEFPASLRELAELERIKMLEKIAETDDEFLEKYLNDAFTIEDVRKAIRRATISYRMVPVLCGSALKNKGIQRLLDAIVDYLPSPLDIPPIEGVNPLTGEKEIRRASEEEDFCALAFKIMADPHVGKLTFIRLYSGSLKKGDMVYNPRKMVKERVARILRMHANYRENIVEAYAGDIVAVVGVPSTITGDTLCSEERPIVLEAPQFPQPVISMAIEPRTKADEDRLASSLQKMATEDPSFKVHTDPETGQIIISGMGELHLEIAVDRLKREFGVDTRVGKPQVAYRETITKKVRQEGFYIRQSGGRGQYGHVVIEVEPLPRGSGLQFEDKVTQGAIPKEFIPAVKAGIEEAAEYGVLAGYPVVDVKVTLIDGSYHEVDSSEIAFKLAASQAFREALAKAEPIILEPIMEVEIVVPTEYLGDVINDTVARRGKLESTEPSPGNTVTIRAFIPLAEMFGYATVIRSLTQGRGIYTMQPSHYSELPESLAKELISTVRGAGALCELSLKSEEVK, encoded by the coding sequence ATGCGGAAATATCCCCTGAGTAAAATTCGCAATATAGGTTTCGCTGCTCACATAGACGCCGGTAAGACCACCACTACCGAGCGCGTCCTCTTCCATACGGGCAAAATCCACCGTATGGGAGAAGTGGACGAGGGGACAGCTGTTATGGATTGGATGGTGCAGGAGAAGGAAAGGGGGATAACGATTACCTCCGCTGCTACCACTTGTTTTTGGAAGGAATGCGCTATTAACATTATAGATACTCCAGGACATGTGGATTTCACCGTGGAGGTGGAGAGGAGTTTAAGGGTTTTGGATGGGGTTGTTGTCGTCTTCTGCGCAGTGGGTGGGGTCCAATCTCAGTCGGAAACTGTCTGGCGGCAGGCAAACAAATATAAGGTTCCGAGGATTGCCTTCGTTAATAAGATGGATAGAATAGGGGCTGATTTCTTCAATGTAGTGGAGAAAATAAGGGAACGCCTCGGTGCCAACGCTGTTCCCATCCAAATACCGATTGGGGCGGAATCGGATTTCCAAGGGGTCGTGGACCTCTTGGAAATGAAAGCTTATATTTACTCGTCAGAGGAAGGGCAGGAAATAGAGCGTGCTTTAGAGGAATTTCCCGCTTCCCTAAGAGAGTTGGCTGAGTTGGAGAGAATAAAGATGTTGGAGAAAATAGCGGAGACCGATGACGAATTTTTAGAGAAGTACTTGAACGATGCCTTCACAATTGAGGATGTAAGGAAGGCTATAAGGAGAGCCACCATCTCATATAGGATGGTTCCCGTGCTTTGTGGCTCCGCCCTAAAAAATAAAGGAATCCAAAGGCTATTGGACGCAATCGTTGATTATCTACCCTCCCCACTTGACATCCCTCCAATTGAGGGAGTCAATCCTTTAACAGGTGAAAAGGAAATCCGGAGGGCAAGTGAGGAGGAAGACTTCTGTGCCTTAGCTTTTAAGATAATGGCTGACCCCCATGTGGGAAAATTGACATTCATTCGCCTTTATTCGGGTTCCCTAAAGAAAGGCGATATGGTTTACAACCCCAGAAAGATGGTAAAGGAAAGAGTGGCAAGGATTTTGCGTATGCACGCCAATTACAGAGAAAACATTGTTGAAGCATATGCCGGAGATATAGTTGCTGTGGTGGGGGTCCCTTCAACAATCACAGGTGATACCCTATGTAGTGAGGAGAGACCGATAGTTCTTGAAGCACCTCAATTCCCTCAACCGGTAATATCTATGGCGATAGAGCCAAGGACAAAGGCAGACGAGGATAGGCTTGCATCTTCTCTCCAAAAGATGGCCACTGAAGACCCTTCCTTCAAGGTCCATACTGACCCTGAAACGGGGCAAATCATTATCTCTGGGATGGGAGAGCTCCATTTGGAAATAGCTGTGGATAGATTGAAGAGGGAGTTTGGCGTTGATACGAGGGTGGGCAAACCGCAGGTCGCCTATAGAGAGACGATAACGAAGAAGGTGAGGCAGGAGGGTTTCTATATTCGCCAATCGGGTGGTAGGGGACAGTATGGGCATGTTGTGATAGAAGTTGAACCTCTTCCAAGGGGGAGTGGTTTGCAGTTTGAAGACAAGGTCACCCAGGGAGCTATCCCTAAAGAGTTCATTCCCGCAGTAAAAGCTGGGATTGAGGAAGCTGCGGAGTATGGTGTTCTTGCCGGTTATCCAGTTGTTGATGTGAAAGTAACTCTAATTGATGGTTCCTACCACGAGGTTGATTCCTCGGAGATAGCCTTTAAACTGGCAGCTTCCCAGGCTTTCAGAGAAGCATTAGCCAAGGCTGAACCAATTATTTTAGAGCCTATAATGGAAGTAGAGATAGTTGTTCCTACGGAATATCTTGGCGATGTCATCAATGACACGGTAGCTCGTCGGGGGAAGCTGGAATCAACAGAGCCTTCCCCAGGCAATACGGTTACAATTCGTGCATTCATCCCCTTGGCGGAGATGTTTGGCTACGCCACAGTCATAAGGTCTCTTACACAAGGGAGAGGTATATACACTATGCAGCCATCTCATTACAGTGAGCTTCCCGAGAGCTTAGCAAAGGAGCTCATCTCCACCGTAAGGGGAGCGGGTGCCCTTTGCGAGCTTTCTCTAAAAAGCGAGGAGGTGAAGTGA
- the rpsG gene encoding 30S ribosomal protein S7 → MPRRGSVPPRKIEPDLVYGSELVQRVINRVMKKGKKSLAEKIVYRALDIVREKTGKDPVEVLEQAIANLKPEVEVRPRRVGGATYQVPIPVREQRALSLAIRWLVTYARGPEGRLEQGYRRPERRMEERLAGEIIDAYNGTGGAMRRKEEMHRMAEANRAFAHYRW, encoded by the coding sequence ATGCCGCGCAGAGGTAGCGTTCCACCCAGAAAGATTGAGCCCGATTTGGTCTACGGCAGTGAGCTGGTGCAGAGAGTTATAAATCGGGTTATGAAGAAAGGGAAAAAATCCCTTGCGGAGAAGATAGTTTATCGGGCGTTGGACATAGTAAGAGAAAAGACTGGTAAGGACCCCGTAGAGGTCCTTGAACAGGCAATTGCGAATTTGAAGCCCGAGGTTGAAGTGCGCCCCCGTCGTGTTGGTGGTGCTACCTATCAGGTGCCCATTCCTGTAAGGGAGCAGAGGGCGCTTTCCCTTGCCATCAGGTGGCTCGTTACCTACGCCAGGGGACCAGAGGGTAGGTTAGAGCAAGGCTATAGGAGACCGGAAAGAAGGATGGAGGAAAGGTTAGCAGGAGAAATTATAGATGCTTACAATGGAACTGGGGGCGCTATGAGGCGTAAGGAAGAGATGCACAGAATGGCGGAAGCCAATCGCGCCTTTGCCCACTATAGATGGTAA
- a CDS encoding 30S ribosomal protein S12 has product MATVNQLVRKGRKKKTRKTKVPALAGCPQRRGVCLIVRTARPKKPNSALRKVAKVRLTSGAEVTAYIPGIGHNLQEHSIVLVRGGRVKDLPGVRYHIVRGTLDAAGVEDRKRARSKYGAKPPKVK; this is encoded by the coding sequence ATGGCAACAGTCAATCAATTAGTTAGAAAAGGAAGAAAGAAGAAAACAAGAAAGACAAAGGTTCCCGCCTTAGCGGGCTGTCCGCAGAGGCGGGGGGTGTGCCTTATTGTCCGAACCGCACGCCCTAAAAAGCCTAACTCCGCCCTGCGGAAGGTCGCCAAGGTGCGCCTCACAAGTGGAGCGGAAGTAACCGCTTACATACCCGGCATCGGACATAACCTCCAGGAGCACTCCATAGTGCTCGTGCGAGGGGGACGTGTCAAGGACTTGCCGGGTGTTAGGTATCATATCGTGCGAGGAACACTTGATGCGGCGGGTGTGGAAGACAGAAAAAGAGCCCGCTCAAAGTATGGAGCTAAGCCTCCAAAGGTGAAATAA